GGCATCGATCACGAAGGCCACGTAGAGGAACCCTGCCCAGGTGTGGACGTAGGTGAAGTCGACCACCCACAGGGCATTGGGCCGGCTGACGCGGAACTGGCGGTTGACCTTGTCCAGCGGGCACGGCGCCTTCGGGTGGCTGATGGTCGTGACCGTCGTCTTGCCCCGCCGGACACCTGCCAGCCCCATGGCGCGCATCAGCCGCCACCGTGCACTTGGCGATCACTACACCTTCACGCCGCAGTGGGTGCCAGACCTTGCGCGTGCCGTAGAGACCAAAGCTGGCTTCATGGACACGCTTGATCTGTGCCCGCATTCATCATCGCGCCGAGCACGGACAGGACGTCTGCCAGGATCAGCAAGCCGCCTGGTGTGTTCATGATAGGAGGACGGGGCGATCGCCAGTTCACGGCAGATCGGCTCGATACCCAGGTCCTCGCCATGGGCGTCGATGAACGCCATCATCATCTGCCGTGGCGGTCGAGCTCCGCCATCGCAAAATACGCAGACGCCTTGCGCAGGATCTCGTTGGCCCGTCGCAGTTCCTTGACCTCGCGTTCCAGCAGCTTGAGGCGTTCCCCGTCACTGGCGGCCTGCGCCGCTGGTCCCGCTCGTCGGCTCGCCTCTTCGCGGCACCAGCGGCGCAGCGTCTCGGTCGTGCAGACAACCTTCCCGGCGATCAAGGTCATCGCTGCCCACTCCGACCGGTAATCCCCTCGATGCTCATCCACCATCCGCACGGCACGGTCGCGAAACTCAGGCGAAAACTTGTTCCTTGCTGCGCTCATCACAGCTCCTGCTCACAGATAGGAGCCTCCGAAAAACCCAGGACGCTTCATTCTTCCATGGCCCGTCCCCCGTAAGCAGGGGGCAAGGCGCCGGCCCATCCGACGCAACCCCCGGTTCTTGCTTACTACGAGGGCGGGCTACCTTCACCGACCGATCATATGGTCTAAGAGCAGGCCAACATGGCCGTCTTGCCAGTGATGGGCGGACCGCCAACTATCCACCTCGCTTAAGCGTTCACCGATTGTTCGGCCTTGGCGTTGTCTGGCGTATTTTCCCTCAATAAGGATTGTCCGATAGGACCGGTCTCAAAAATGCGATGGAGCATTGTACATCGTTGCGTGCACGTACGACTGCTTCCACGCAAAGCCGATCGAGAAGGATTTTCACGATTCTGTTTCGATGCGGCATATAGCTTCCCATCACTTGCATGCCACCCGGCAGCAGTTTCTTGATCTGTATATCAGTCAGGATTGGGCCGTCCTGCAAAATGGCCAGCGGGATAGGCCGGCTCCTGAAAGTTTCGTAGATGATCTTGGCGTCCATGTCCTGTGCCTGCTGTCAATTCATGGTCCCTGGCGACCAACCACTTGAAGCGAGGACAGCCGGGATGGCTTCAGGCCGTAAATTCCGCCGGAAGTCGGTACAGGTTAGAGTCCGACTTTTCCTAAGGCCATGTTCATGAAAGGAAATTCAGCTGAACCGTGCGCCATGAACGGCTTGATGAAATTGTCCGGCAAAGACAGTCACCTTGGCCCAATCTCTCCATTGCCGGCAATTTTAGATGGTTGGCGCTCGGCTGTACCACCTGGGTCGAGCTGTATACCGTGAGCGCTCTTCGCCGCTCCGACGATAGCTTCACCCACCAAATTCTCTTCCACAGCGAGGTCGTGTCCCGGCCGGTCAGCTCCGCTAACGTCGAGCTACACCACCAGCCGGGACAGGACCCGTCGCGGACCAGTATAGTAGCGTTCTGCACCCCAATCCCCTGCAGGCCGCAGAAAGGACATCTATGATCTTGACGCGCTGGCGGCCTTGACCAAGGCGAGGAAAAGCTTTGGGTGAAGTTCTCGACGCTGGGACAGGGCAAGGCTTTTGCAGAAGCTGATCGCGCGCCAGCCTGCTCTTCGTCTGGGGTTGCTGCTGGATGATCTCGCCGAGGCCTTGCTCATTGTCGGTATAGCCGATCTGCGCACGCGCAAAGGCGCACTGCTGGTACTGGAATGGATCGATGACGGCTTTACCGCCCCATTGCTGCCGCCATCGGTTTTAAACGCATTCAGGCCAAAATTGCGGGCGCTGCGGCTGAGGAGCGTGCGGCCATCGAGTATCCACATGTGTGGCTGTCGGAAGACCAATTGGAACGCTATCGCGTCGATGCCGGCTGGGCGGCGATTTTTCAATGACTCATACCCCGCGCCTTTATAGGGACACTGCATGGACGAACCTACCAAGATGACCATATTGCGCGTGATTGAGCGCGCGCCGCAATGGATTCGGCATGATTTTGAGGCAAAAGATTCAAGAGTCCGTGCCAGAGCAGAGGAAACGCTGGCGGCGATGATCGAAAATGCACTCCATGGCGATCAATCGGGAGTTTGAGACGCGGATTTGTGAGGAGCAACGAAAGCATGTGTCGCTGGACCGTCCAATCGCTTGCTACCGCCCTGGCGCTCACCTTCAGCCTATCACAGTTCGCCTCGGCGGAGACGAAAGCGCAAATTCGAGTCCGCTGCGAGGGTGGCCGGTATTTTCTCCTGCGCCTCGATCCTCAACGAGCAACCGTCGTCGCGGAAAAGCGCCGCTATGAAATGCGCCGCAAAGTATCTTCTCTTGGCCAATATTATCATAGTACCGAAGCAACGCTGATCATTGACGGCAATTTTGTCGCCTTCGTTCCGAGGGAGGATTGGGATTGGCAAGGTTGCCGGATCGATCGACCACCCGAACCATCAACGAAGGATTGAGCCGGAGCGTCACTATGAACCACAAGGATATCGACACGGACCGGATCGATGAGGCGGTGCTGGCGCTGCTGTTCCTGACGCTACACGAGGAGGATCAGCTATTCGGCACGGCTAGGTCTTGGAAGTCCTTCGACTGGAGCGCGCTCGACCGCCTGCATCAGCGAGGGTTGATCCTCGATCCGGTGGGCAAATCGAAATCCGTGATCCTGACACGGGAAGGCAGACGGCGCAGCCAGGAACTGTTCGGCCAGCTTTTCACGAAAACCGCGTGACGATGGGGCAGAACGAGGCTTCGCCGGATGCAGTCCTTGTAATGACGAAGCCCCGTCCTGTCTAACCTATGGCTGGATGGCATTTATGCGCCATGAACCGATAGAGCGGGAGACTGCCATGGCAGTCTGTGATCGGTTGGCTTGCCTTCCATATTATTGATGCAAGAAGAGCAATAATTTGGCAAATTTGATCTGCCCATGTTATCGGACGAAGCTCTTCTCGCGACACATTCCGGTGCCTTGATGCTGACGATCAATTGTGAACTGCTGGATCTTCGAGCCCTTGTCGCTGTTTCCGAAGGGCGCAGCTTCCATCGTGCGGCGCAGCAACTCAACCTGTCCCAACCCGCGCTAAGTAGACGAATACAGAAGCTCGAAAATGCTGTGGGAACCTTGCTGATCGAGCGGACCACCCGCACTGTTCGGCTGACACCTTCAGGACAGGAGGTCATTCCGCTTATCCGTCGCATGCTGGACGAAATCGACGGATCGCTCGTGGGGCTGATGGTGCAGGGCGAGCATCAGGCGGGGCGCATTACGATGGCTAGCGTACCCAGTGCCACCGTGCGTTTCTTGCCGGAAGTGCTGCAACGGTTCGCAGAGGATTATCGTAATACCCGCGTCCGCATCCTCGACCTGTCCGCCACCGAATGTGCGGAGGCGGTGCGGACGGGGGAAGCGGAATTCGGCTTGTCGCTGCCCGTGTCCGTCGATGCGGACCTGTCCTACACAGCGCTGCATGAAGACCCTTATGGCTTGATATGCCGCAAGGATGATCCGTTGGCGGCGATGTCGGACGTGGCGTGGGCCGACCTGATCGGTATGCGGCTTGTCACCGTCCACCGTGCCAGCGGCAATCGCACGACGCTGGAAGCGGGCCTTGCCGCGCACGGCATCAATCTGACATGGTTCTATGAAGTCACGCGGTTGACATCGGCGCTGGCACTGGTCGATGCGGGGCTGGGTCCGTCGATCCTGCCGCGCCTCGCCTGCGCGGGGCCAGAGGCGCGGGATCTGGTCTGGCGGCCGCTTGGCGAACCTGTCATCGCGCGCACGATCGGGCTGCTGAAACGGCCTGCCGCGCCGCTGTCGCCTGCTGCGGCGCGGCTCGTCACTCTTCTGTCCGAAGCGTGGGCGGCGGCGTGACCAGACTGATCGTCGCGCCATCCCATCGCGCGACCAGCAACGACGCGCTGATATTCGCCAGCCCGCTGGTGAGCGCCCGCATGGTCGACAGGATGCGATCCACCGCGATCAGCATCGCCGCTGCGCCGACCGGTATATCGGGCAGGAGCGACAGGGTCAGCAGAAGGGCGGAAAAGCCGCTCCCCGTGACGCCCGCAGCCGTCTTGGACGTTGCCAGCATGACGATCAGGTACAGTGCCAGCCGGTCCGGCGGCATCGCGATGTCAAGCGTTTCGGACAGGAACAGCGTTGCCACCACCAGATAGACCGCTGTTCCTGCAAGATTAAGGGTATAGCCAAGCGGCACGACCAGACCCACGACCGCAGGGCTGGCTCCCAAAGCTTCCAGTTTCGTCATAAGTCGCGGCAACACGACCTCGCTGGATGACGTACCGGCCACGATGAGCAATTCGTCGCGAAAATAGCGCAGCAGCCTGAACGGTGACAGGCCCGTCACACCCCGGACGACGATCAGGAGTATGGCGATCACGGCCATGCAGGCCAGCGCTAAAGTGGCTACCAGCATCCCCAGCGAACCGATAAAGCCGATGCCATAGGTGCCGACCGTATAGGCGATCGCGCCAAAGGCGCCGACGGGCGCGATCCGTACGAGAAAGCCGAAAATCGCGAACTGCAATTTGGTCAGCGCTCGCAATCCCTTGGCGATCGGATCACCCGCCGGGCCGATGCGCACCAGCCCGAAGCCGACCAGGCCCGCGATGAACAGCACCGGCAATACATCGCCAGCGGTGAAGGCGGAAAAGAAGGTTTCCGGCACCATCCGCAGCAGGAATTCCCCCGGACCGTTGATCGGCGCGGCGGCCAGTTGCCGGTGCAGGTCGAGATTTACGGGAACCGGCGGCAGGCTCAACCCCGCGCCGGGCCGCATCAGGCTGGCGACGGACGTGCCGGCCAGCAGGGCGATGATGGTTATCGCCAGAAAGATGATCAGCGCGCGGGCGATGGTCGACCCGGTGCGCAGCGCCCCACCATGCAGCACGATGCCGTCGACGATGGTGCAGAACAGGATCGGCGGCACCATCATGCGCATCGTCTTGATGAAGGCGATGCCCAGCGGACCCAGCACGACACCGACCGCAGGCCAGACATGACCCACGATCGTCCCGGCGACGATGCCCAGAATCATCTGGACATAAAGCTGACGAAGCACCCCTGCTCTCCCCATTTATGCGCAAAGCACATCAACTGCGCCGGTCATTGCATTTGATAAATCTATGGCCAGCCGCTTCTATCGTCAAATGAATGTCGCGTCGCGGATCGGTTCGCATCCATCGACGCAAGGATCGCCCGTAGAGGCAGGCGCAAGGGAGCGGAACGGCAATGCAACGGCCATCGGATAATTTTTCATGACCGCTTTGCGATCGTTCCGCTTGCGGCGGCGCATGGGATCGGCGCTGGCCCTGTTGGTTGCGCCTCTGCTCTTTGGGTGTCAGACCGCGTCCACTACGCCCGTGCTCAAGGCGGCACCTTCCGCCGAACTGCACGTCCTGACGTCAGGCGGTTTCAACATCGCGTTCGACGCGCTGGCCAAACAATATATGGCTGAAACCGGCACGCGCATCGTCACGGGACACGGCCCGTCCATGGGCGACACGCCCCAGGCCATTCCTGCGCGTCTTGCCCGGCATGAGGACGCCGATGTCGTGATCCTTGCCCGGTCTGCGCTTGACCGGCTGGCGGTTGAGGGCAAGGTGACGCCCAGCACGCAGGTCGATCTGGGCCTGTCGAAAATCGCGATTGCGGTCAAAGCGGGTGCGCCCGTTCCCGACATTTCGACGCCGGAAGCTTTGCGCGACACCTTAATCGCTGCGAAATCAGTGGCGTGGTCGGACAGTGCGAGCGGCGTCTACATCCAGACCACGATGCTCGATAAACTGGGTATCGCCGATCAGGTCCGTCCCAAGGGCCGCATGATTCCCGCCACGCCCGTCGGCGAGATCGTCGCCAGCGGGCAGGCCGAGATCGGCTTCCAGCAATTGTCGGAACTGAAACCCGTCAAGGGCATCCGTATCATCGGCCTGCTGCCCGACTCCCTTCAGAAAGTCACGGCCTTCTCCGGCGGCATCGTCGCCTACTCCACCAGACAGCAACCGGCCCGCGCCCTGCTGGACTATCTCTCCTCCTCCAAGGCCGATGCCGTCATCCGCGAAAGCGGGCTGGAACCAGCATCACGAAAGGCAAATCCATGACCGCGCAAACGACGCTGGCTTCCGGCGGCACCGCCGAAGTCACGGCGGAAAAAAAGCAATCCGCCTTCAAATCCATCTTCATCGTCGCCAGCGGCAACTTTCTGGAGATGTTCGATTTCATGGTGTTCGGCTATTACGCCACCTATATTTCGAAGGCCTTCTTTCCGACCGGCAGTGAATTTGCGTCGCTTCTGCTGACGCTGATGACCTTTGGCGCGGGCTTCCTGATGCGGCCGGTGGGTGCGCTGGTGCTGGGCGCTTATGTGGATCATCATGGGCGCCGCAAGGGGTTGCTGCTGGTTCTGGGCCTGATGGCCCTGGGCACGTTGGCTATCGCCATTACGCCGACCTATGAGCAGATCGGCCTTGCCGCGCCGCTGATCATTCTAGCGGGACGCCTCGTTCAGGGTCTGTCGGCAGGGGTCGAGGTCGGCGGCGTATCCGTCTACCTCAACGAAATCGCGCCGCCGCACCGCAAGGGCTTCTTCACCTCGTGGCAGTCGGCCAGCCAACAGGCGGCGGTAGTGTTCGCCGCGCTGATCGGCCTGATTGTATCGACCAGCCTGTCGCCCGAAACGATGCAGGCCTGGGGCTGGCGCATCCCCTTCATCATCGGCTGCGTGATGATCCCCTTCCTGTTCATCATCCGCCGCCATGTCGAGGAAACCGAAGCCTTCCTTAACCGCAAGGAACATCCCAAGATCGGCCAGATCATGCGGATCATCGGCAATAACTGGGGCATCGTTCTTCAGGGCGCGCTGATGGCGGTGATGACGACCGTCTTCTTCTACATGATCACGGCTTACACCCCGACTTTCGGCAGCAAGGTGCTGAACTTGGGCGCAGGCGACGCGCTGTTCGTCACCGCCTGCGTCGGCCTCACCAACTTCATCCTTTTGCCCGTCATGGGCGCGCTGTCGGACAAGGTCGGTCGTCGACCGCTGCTGATCACCGCAACGGTGCTGGGCGCGGTGCTGGCCTATCCGCTGATGAGCTGGCTGGTTGCCGATCCCAGCTTTGGCAAGCTGCTGGCCGTCGAACTGCTGCTGGCCGCGATCTACGCCACCTATAACGGCGCCTTCATCGTCTATCTGACCGAGATCATTCCGGGGCATGTCCGCACCGTGGGCTTCAGCCTGGCGTACAGCATGGCGACGGCGATCTTCGGTGGCTTTACCCCGGCGATCAGCACCGCGCTGATCGGCGTGACGGGGGACAAGGCGATCCCCGGCGCGTGGTGCGCCGCCGCCGCCGTCATTTCCCTGCTCGCGCTGCTGATCGGCAGCCGTATCAACCGCCGCGCAGAGGATCAGGCCTAAACACTCACTGACGTTTCAAAACCAACGATAAAAAATCCGGGAGAATTTGAGATGCACACCAAACTGAAAAGCCTGTTCGCGCAAGGGTCAGCGCTGATGCCGATGGCATTGGCGCTGGCGATCGCAACGCCGGTCATGGCGCAGGATGCGGCCGCGCCGGTCGCGGAAACGGCGACGCCTGCCGATGATGCGCCACCTGCACAGGGCACGGCCGCCGTCGATGACGCATCGATCGTCGTCACCGGCAGCCGCGTCGCCAACGGCTTCAAGACACCGACCCCGGTGACGATGGCCAGTTCCGAACAGTTGCGCGTCGCAGCACCAACTAATCTGGCCGACGGCCTGAATCAGTTGCCGGCCTTCAGCGGCAGCACGAAGACATCCAGCCCGTCCACCACCAACAGCCGTGGCGGCAGCAGCGGCCAGAATCTGCTCAACCTTCGCGGCCTTGGCGCGCAGCGGACACTGATCCTGCTCGACGGACGTCGCCTGCCTGCGACCAACAGTGGCGGGTCGGTCGACATCAACATCATTCCGCAGGAGCTGGTCAGCCGGGTCGATGTCGTCACCGGCGGCGCATCGGCGGCCTATGGTTCGGACGCGGTGGCGGGCGTCGTCAACTTCGTCCTCGACACCAAGCTCAAGGGCTTCAAGGCCGAGGCGCTGACCGGTATTTCGACGCACGGCGACCTGCCATCCTTTGGCGGCTCGCTGGCCTATGGCACGGCGGGCGCCGACGACCGGCTGCGTTTCGTCGCGGGCGTGGATTATTTCTACCAGAAGGGGTTGCGCGCGGATCAGGAAACCGGGCGCGACTGGTTCGACGGCAATGCAGGGCAGATCGTGAACCCTGTGGCAGGCGCGCGTCCGCTCAACCTCATCATCCCCTCGATCCGCAGTTCGATCGGCACCTATGGCGGCCTGATCAGTTCGGGGCCGCTCAGGGGCACGCAGTTTCTGGAGGGCGGCAGGTCTGCGCCCTTCAACTATGGCACGGTGACAGGCACGGCATTCCAGAGCGGCGGCGACGGTGCGCGTGCCAATATCGGCCTGCAACCCACGCAGGAACGGTATAACGGCTTCGCCCGCGCCGAATTCGATCTGTCGTCGGCGGCGACCTTCTTCGTCGAAGGGCTGTATGCCCGCAGTCACACGAACCAAGGCGCATTCGTTAGCCAGAATGTGGGGTCGAACGCGGCCTACACCATCTATCGCGACAATGCCTATCTGCCGGCCGACATCCTGGCCCGCATGATTGCGGCCAATGTCGAGTCGTTCCAGCTCGGCCGGTTCGAAAAGGAACTCCCGCTGGTCGAAAATGAATCGACCATCGACGTCTATCATGGCTCGGTCGGCGTGCGTGGCGACCTGGGCGGACCGTGGAAATATGATGCGTCCTATAATTTCGGCCAATCCGATCAGGAACTGCGTTCCAATAACCTGACCATTGCGCGCAACCTCTATGCGTCCGCCGACGCGGTGCGCAATGCGTCCGGCCAGATCGTCTGCCGCTCCACGCTGGCGGGTCTCGACTCGGGCTGCACCCCGCGCAACCTGTTCGGACCGCAAGCGGCCAATCAGGCGATCACCGACTATGTCACCGGCGACAATGTGCTGAACCTGCGCCTGCGCCAGCATGTCGTGTCCGCCAACATCAACGGCGACCTGGGCGAAAGCATCCAGCTGGCCGGGCCGATCGCGATCGCTGCGGGTGTCGAATATCGCAAGGAAACGGCGAACCAGACCACCGACGCGCTGTCGCCCACGCGCATCGACTTCACCGGTATCCGCGGCGGACCAGCCGCGCTGTCCGGGCGTCAGGGGCCTTATCGCTTCTTCAATC
The window above is part of the Sphingobium sp. BYY-5 genome. Proteins encoded here:
- a CDS encoding DUF6771 family protein translates to MDEPTKMTILRVIERAPQWIRHDFEAKDSRVRARAEETLAAMIENALHGDQSGV
- a CDS encoding DUF6429 family protein; this encodes MNHKDIDTDRIDEAVLALLFLTLHEEDQLFGTARSWKSFDWSALDRLHQRGLILDPVGKSKSVILTREGRRRSQELFGQLFTKTA
- a CDS encoding LysR family transcriptional regulator, with translation MLTINCELLDLRALVAVSEGRSFHRAAQQLNLSQPALSRRIQKLENAVGTLLIERTTRTVRLTPSGQEVIPLIRRMLDEIDGSLVGLMVQGEHQAGRITMASVPSATVRFLPEVLQRFAEDYRNTRVRILDLSATECAEAVRTGEAEFGLSLPVSVDADLSYTALHEDPYGLICRKDDPLAAMSDVAWADLIGMRLVTVHRASGNRTTLEAGLAAHGINLTWFYEVTRLTSALALVDAGLGPSILPRLACAGPEARDLVWRPLGEPVIARTIGLLKRPAAPLSPAAARLVTLLSEAWAAA
- a CDS encoding cation:dicarboxylase symporter family transporter, which encodes MGRAGVLRQLYVQMILGIVAGTIVGHVWPAVGVVLGPLGIAFIKTMRMMVPPILFCTIVDGIVLHGGALRTGSTIARALIIFLAITIIALLAGTSVASLMRPGAGLSLPPVPVNLDLHRQLAAAPINGPGEFLLRMVPETFFSAFTAGDVLPVLFIAGLVGFGLVRIGPAGDPIAKGLRALTKLQFAIFGFLVRIAPVGAFGAIAYTVGTYGIGFIGSLGMLVATLALACMAVIAILLIVVRGVTGLSPFRLLRYFRDELLIVAGTSSSEVVLPRLMTKLEALGASPAVVGLVVPLGYTLNLAGTAVYLVVATLFLSETLDIAMPPDRLALYLIVMLATSKTAAGVTGSGFSALLLTLSLLPDIPVGAAAMLIAVDRILSTMRALTSGLANISASLLVARWDGATISLVTPPPTLRTEE
- a CDS encoding substrate-binding domain-containing protein → MTALRSFRLRRRMGSALALLVAPLLFGCQTASTTPVLKAAPSAELHVLTSGGFNIAFDALAKQYMAETGTRIVTGHGPSMGDTPQAIPARLARHEDADVVILARSALDRLAVEGKVTPSTQVDLGLSKIAIAVKAGAPVPDISTPEALRDTLIAAKSVAWSDSASGVYIQTTMLDKLGIADQVRPKGRMIPATPVGEIVASGQAEIGFQQLSELKPVKGIRIIGLLPDSLQKVTAFSGGIVAYSTRQQPARALLDYLSSSKADAVIRESGLEPASRKANP
- a CDS encoding MFS transporter, with protein sequence MTAQTTLASGGTAEVTAEKKQSAFKSIFIVASGNFLEMFDFMVFGYYATYISKAFFPTGSEFASLLLTLMTFGAGFLMRPVGALVLGAYVDHHGRRKGLLLVLGLMALGTLAIAITPTYEQIGLAAPLIILAGRLVQGLSAGVEVGGVSVYLNEIAPPHRKGFFTSWQSASQQAAVVFAALIGLIVSTSLSPETMQAWGWRIPFIIGCVMIPFLFIIRRHVEETEAFLNRKEHPKIGQIMRIIGNNWGIVLQGALMAVMTTVFFYMITAYTPTFGSKVLNLGAGDALFVTACVGLTNFILLPVMGALSDKVGRRPLLITATVLGAVLAYPLMSWLVADPSFGKLLAVELLLAAIYATYNGAFIVYLTEIIPGHVRTVGFSLAYSMATAIFGGFTPAISTALIGVTGDKAIPGAWCAAAAVISLLALLIGSRINRRAEDQA
- a CDS encoding TonB-dependent receptor, which produces MHTKLKSLFAQGSALMPMALALAIATPVMAQDAAAPVAETATPADDAPPAQGTAAVDDASIVVTGSRVANGFKTPTPVTMASSEQLRVAAPTNLADGLNQLPAFSGSTKTSSPSTTNSRGGSSGQNLLNLRGLGAQRTLILLDGRRLPATNSGGSVDINIIPQELVSRVDVVTGGASAAYGSDAVAGVVNFVLDTKLKGFKAEALTGISTHGDLPSFGGSLAYGTAGADDRLRFVAGVDYFYQKGLRADQETGRDWFDGNAGQIVNPVAGARPLNLIIPSIRSSIGTYGGLISSGPLRGTQFLEGGRSAPFNYGTVTGTAFQSGGDGARANIGLQPTQERYNGFARAEFDLSSAATFFVEGLYARSHTNQGAFVSQNVGSNAAYTIYRDNAYLPADILARMIAANVESFQLGRFEKELPLVENESTIDVYHGSVGVRGDLGGPWKYDASYNFGQSDQELRSNNLTIARNLYASADAVRNASGQIVCRSTLAGLDSGCTPRNLFGPQAANQAITDYVTGDNVLNLRLRQHVVSANINGDLGESIQLAGPIAIAAGVEYRKETANQTTDALSPTRIDFTGIRGGPAALSGRQGPYRFFNPLPFSGEYDIREGYLEVAIPILKDSPIAQSLDLNGAVRYADYSTSGGVTTWKLGGSWELNDALRLRGTMSQDIRAPNLLELFNPATQLNGNVVYNGVTTPQVNFATGNPNLKPERARTLTFGGVYQPGWLPGFQASLDYYKIKLKDAISTLPEQRVVDECAAGNQVQCANITVLPSGSLSILRPNLNLAVQTVAGIDFEIGYKTDFAGGDLNVRLIGNHATTNNSQTPGSPVREGLGETITPKWSGVLQANWSNEAFSLFVQERFISAAKLDATRIEGIDINDNSTPAVFYTNVTGTYNLNIGGGKQQIYLSVANLFNRAPPLSPPPVTTFTTAASSAYDPIGRYITAGVRVSF